The proteins below come from a single Iocasia fonsfrigidae genomic window:
- a CDS encoding metal-dependent transcriptional regulator, with product MLTPSLEDYLEEIYRFSRELGFIRITDVANKLDVSLPSVNKAVKVLSEKGYLDYIPYKNIALTDKGSELGEFLVDRNQMLQKFLETIGSKVDKEVEAEAMEHYLSKETVNAMTMVVNFFDKNPNIQNKLIKFQEEFRKS from the coding sequence ATGCTTACCCCCAGTCTTGAAGATTATTTAGAAGAAATATATCGTTTTTCTCGAGAATTAGGATTTATTAGGATTACTGATGTAGCTAATAAACTTGATGTTTCACTTCCTTCTGTCAATAAGGCAGTAAAAGTTCTTTCAGAAAAAGGGTATCTTGATTATATACCTTATAAAAATATTGCTTTAACAGATAAGGGGTCTGAACTGGGGGAATTCCTTGTTGACCGAAATCAAATGTTACAAAAGTTTTTAGAAACAATAGGAAGCAAAGTTGATAAAGAGGTAGAAGCAGAAGCCATGGAACATTATTTGTCTAAAGAAACGGTTAATGCCATGACTATGGTTGTTAATTTTTTTGATAAAAATCCTAATATTCAAAATAAGCTAATTAAATTTCAAGAAGAATTTAGGAAATCCTAG
- a CDS encoding nucleoside recognition domain-containing protein, whose protein sequence is MELITKHSDKITKIFKQVDNAFNGDEKEKLRDQLVKDIYLSAEIIANKSVSVGKRKAEWSEKVDDILTSKLLGFPIMLLMLGGVFWLTIAGANVPSAMLAKALFWFEARITDFFVWAHAPKWIHGILVLGVYRTMAWVVSVMLPPMAIFFPLFTLMEDLGYLPRIAFNLDNFFKKSGAHGKQSLTMSMGFGCNAAGVIAARIIDSPREKLIAIITNNFVPCNGRFPTLIILASIFMGTVVNKTYGSFIAAAIVVGLVLVGISITLLVSWGLSKTVLKGVPSTFTLELPPYRKPQLGQILVRSFIDRTLFVLGRAVMVAAPAGVVVWVFANVGINGINLINYVSNFLNPFAVLIGLDGVILLAFILGLPANEIVIPILVMSYLSAGAMLEPDNTNALHDILVNNGWTWVTALSTMLFSLLHFPCGTTLLTIRKETGSTKWAVFTFILTTVIAIIVNLLVVQLINLFL, encoded by the coding sequence ATGGAGTTAATTACTAAGCATAGCGATAAAATAACTAAGATTTTCAAACAGGTAGATAATGCCTTCAACGGAGATGAAAAAGAGAAACTTAGAGATCAATTAGTTAAAGACATTTATTTATCTGCTGAAATAATAGCTAATAAGAGTGTATCTGTTGGCAAAAGGAAAGCAGAATGGAGCGAGAAAGTAGATGATATTTTAACATCTAAATTACTTGGTTTCCCAATTATGCTACTTATGTTAGGTGGAGTATTCTGGCTAACTATTGCTGGGGCTAATGTCCCATCTGCTATGTTGGCTAAAGCTCTCTTCTGGTTTGAAGCACGTATTACAGATTTTTTTGTATGGGCTCATGCTCCTAAATGGATACATGGAATCCTGGTTCTAGGAGTTTACCGAACTATGGCCTGGGTTGTTTCAGTTATGCTGCCGCCAATGGCGATTTTCTTCCCTCTCTTCACTTTAATGGAAGATTTGGGATACTTACCAAGGATTGCCTTTAATTTAGATAATTTTTTTAAAAAATCAGGTGCCCATGGAAAACAGTCACTAACTATGAGTATGGGATTTGGTTGTAATGCTGCTGGTGTCATAGCTGCACGTATAATTGATTCACCACGTGAAAAGTTAATAGCTATTATAACCAATAACTTTGTCCCCTGTAATGGACGATTCCCTACATTAATTATTTTAGCTAGTATTTTTATGGGGACAGTAGTTAACAAAACCTATGGTTCCTTTATAGCTGCAGCAATAGTAGTTGGCTTAGTTTTAGTAGGTATTTCAATAACACTATTGGTCTCCTGGGGATTGTCCAAAACAGTCTTAAAGGGAGTTCCATCGACTTTTACACTGGAACTACCACCATATAGAAAACCACAATTAGGCCAAATTTTAGTGCGCTCATTTATAGATAGAACTTTATTTGTACTGGGGCGTGCTGTCATGGTAGCCGCTCCTGCTGGTGTGGTAGTCTGGGTCTTTGCTAATGTGGGGATTAACGGTATAAATTTAATCAATTATGTATCTAATTTCCTTAATCCATTTGCCGTACTCATAGGGCTTGATGGAGTAATTTTACTAGCTTTTATCCTTGGTTTACCAGCAAATGAAATAGTCATACCAATTTTAGTAATGAGTTATTTATCTGCCGGTGCTATGTTGGAACCAGATAATACCAATGCCTTACATGATATACTTGTTAACAATGGCTGGACTTGGGTAACAGCTTTATCAACAATGTTATTTTCTTTATTACATTTCCCTTGTGGAACTACCCTACTTACAATTCGCAAAGAAACTGGAAGTACTAAATGGGCAGTTTTTACTTTTATACTAACAACCGTTATTGCAATTATTGTTAATTTGCTAGTAGTACAGTTAATAAATTTATTTCTATAA
- a CDS encoding FeoB small GTPase domain-containing protein — protein MGLTAESSGFNVLNKSFNIESKNNKPVIALAGNPNTGKSTVFNGLTGLKQHTGNWPGKTVTQAQGLFIHNNQEFILVDLPGTYSLLSNSTEEMIARDFICFAQPNTTIVVTDASNLERNLNLVLQVMELTDKVILCLNLMDEAKRKNININIEKLQKELRIPIIPTIARDNKGLHKLKETTYKICNNLIKVKPTKIEYSEKVESAVAKIVPILKANIGQISNKVNLRWLALRLIEGDKTILQAIEKYFFNNDLSIDQIPEGEVQTNGVNY, from the coding sequence ATGGGTTTAACAGCCGAATCAAGTGGATTCAATGTCCTAAATAAAAGTTTTAATATTGAATCAAAAAATAATAAACCAGTAATTGCCTTAGCAGGAAATCCCAATACTGGGAAAAGCACTGTTTTTAATGGTTTAACTGGTCTAAAACAACATACAGGAAATTGGCCTGGCAAAACTGTAACACAGGCCCAGGGATTATTTATCCATAATAATCAGGAATTTATCTTAGTTGACCTTCCTGGAACCTATTCTCTTCTATCTAATTCCACTGAAGAGATGATTGCTCGTGATTTTATTTGTTTCGCACAACCTAATACTACTATAGTAGTAACTGATGCCAGCAATTTGGAGAGGAACCTTAATCTGGTACTTCAGGTAATGGAACTTACTGATAAAGTAATTCTATGTTTAAATTTAATGGATGAAGCAAAGAGGAAAAATATAAATATAAATATTGAAAAACTTCAAAAAGAATTACGAATTCCTATTATACCTACAATAGCCCGTGATAATAAAGGACTTCATAAGTTAAAAGAAACCACCTATAAAATTTGTAATAACTTAATAAAAGTAAAGCCAACTAAAATAGAGTATTCAGAAAAGGTTGAATCAGCTGTGGCGAAAATAGTACCTATTTTGAAAGCTAATATAGGCCAAATTTCCAATAAAGTTAATCTAAGATGGCTGGCATTACGACTTATTGAAGGAGATAAAACTATTTTACAAGCAATAGAAAAATATTTTTTTAACAACGACTTAAGCATTGATCAAATTCCTGAAGGGGAGGTTCAGACTAATGGAGTTAATTACTAA
- a CDS encoding FeoA family protein translates to MLLTNLPQKSNGKITGLTAKGKQRRRLLDLGLIPGTTVVAKRKSPSGDPIAYLIRGTVLALRKEETDLVKVSL, encoded by the coding sequence ATGCTATTAACTAATTTACCTCAAAAAAGCAACGGAAAGATTACTGGGCTTACAGCAAAAGGAAAGCAAAGAAGACGCTTACTTGATCTTGGACTTATTCCTGGAACCACAGTTGTAGCTAAGAGAAAAAGCCCTTCAGGTGATCCTATTGCTTATCTTATTAGAGGGACAGTCCTGGCTTTACGAAAAGAAGAAACCGACTTAGTTAAGGTGTCTTTATAA
- the nifH gene encoding nitrogenase iron protein, whose product MRQVAIYGKGGIGKSTTTQNTTAALAEMGRKIMIVGCDPKADSTRLLLGGMNQTTVLDTLREEGDDIDLKEILKEGYGGIKCVESGGPEPGVGCAGRGIITSISMLERLGAYTDDLDYVFYDVLGDVVCGGFAMPIREGKAQEIYIVASGELMALYAANNICKGIKKYATTGGSRLGGIICNSRKVENELELLEEFASELGSQLIHFVPRDNIVQTAEINKKTVIAYNPEEKQADEYRTLAKSIDENEMHVIPKPMSQDRLEELMMDFGILQID is encoded by the coding sequence ATGAGACAGGTGGCTATTTATGGAAAAGGCGGTATTGGGAAATCAACAACTACCCAGAATACAACTGCTGCCCTTGCTGAGATGGGGAGGAAGATAATGATAGTAGGGTGTGACCCTAAAGCTGACTCTACTAGATTATTATTAGGTGGAATGAATCAGACGACTGTACTGGATACCCTGCGGGAAGAAGGAGATGATATTGATTTAAAAGAGATTTTAAAAGAGGGTTATGGAGGAATTAAATGTGTCGAATCAGGTGGACCTGAACCAGGTGTTGGTTGTGCTGGAAGGGGAATCATTACTTCTATCAGTATGTTAGAGAGATTGGGGGCCTATACTGATGACCTTGATTATGTTTTTTATGATGTGTTGGGGGATGTTGTTTGTGGTGGTTTTGCAATGCCGATCAGGGAAGGGAAGGCTCAGGAAATCTATATAGTAGCCAGTGGTGAATTAATGGCTTTATATGCTGCCAATAATATTTGTAAAGGTATTAAGAAATATGCTACAACAGGTGGTTCGAGGCTTGGCGGTATTATCTGTAACAGCAGGAAGGTGGAAAATGAATTAGAACTACTGGAGGAATTTGCCAGTGAACTGGGTTCTCAACTAATTCACTTTGTTCCTAGGGATAATATAGTGCAGACTGCTGAAATTAACAAGAAAACAGTTATTGCCTATAACCCGGAAGAGAAACAGGCTGATGAGTATCGAACCCTGGCTAAGAGTATTGATGAAAATGAAATGCATGTTATTCCAAAACCCATGTCCCAGGATAGGTTAGAGGAATTAATGATGGACTTTGGAATTCTACAAATAGACTAA
- a CDS encoding P-II family nitrogen regulator translates to MKMIKAIIRPEKVTEVLAELGDAGFPAITKIDVAGRGKQRGVKVGNIHYDELPKELLLIVVEDEVKDDVVKIIIKNARTGEEGTFGDGKIFITDVEEAYTISDGSKGL, encoded by the coding sequence ATGAAGATGATTAAAGCGATTATTCGACCTGAGAAGGTTACAGAGGTGCTGGCTGAACTGGGGGATGCTGGTTTTCCAGCTATTACCAAAATTGATGTTGCAGGCAGGGGAAAACAGCGTGGCGTCAAGGTCGGTAATATTCATTATGATGAATTGCCTAAAGAGTTATTACTAATAGTTGTTGAAGATGAGGTCAAAGATGATGTAGTAAAAATCATTATTAAAAATGCCCGGACTGGTGAAGAAGGTACCTTTGGGGATGGGAAAATATTTATAACTGATGTGGAAGAAGCCTATACCATTAGTGATGGGAGTAAAGGGCTTTAA
- a CDS encoding P-II family nitrogen regulator, translating to MKEIMAVIRMGMINKTKKALSLAGFDAITCIKANGRGKKKVNYELIEKLLGGKEVESKEISESISEGHRLIPKRVLLIVVNDEDMQKVVDTIIDVNKTGHPGDGKIFVIPVKDTIRVRTGETSKEAV from the coding sequence GTGAAAGAAATAATGGCGGTCATCCGGATGGGGATGATTAATAAGACTAAAAAGGCCCTTTCTTTAGCAGGTTTTGATGCGATAACCTGTATTAAGGCCAATGGGCGTGGCAAGAAAAAGGTAAATTATGAATTGATTGAAAAACTCCTGGGGGGTAAAGAAGTAGAATCTAAAGAAATTAGTGAATCTATCTCAGAAGGACATAGATTAATTCCTAAAAGGGTGCTCTTGATTGTAGTAAATGATGAAGATATGCAAAAAGTAGTAGATACGATTATTGATGTAAATAAAACAGGTCATCCAGGTGATGGAAAGATATTTGTAATACCTGTTAAAGATACTATTAGGGTAAGAACTGGAGAAACCAGTAAAGAGGCTGTATAA
- the nifD gene encoding nitrogenase molybdenum-iron protein alpha chain, with protein sequence MVNEVKKIEETLEEVIDSYPAKSMKNRKEHIVIRDTSQDKQKIMANTRTIPGIISNRGCCFAGCQGVVLGPLKDVVHIVHGPIGCCYYTWGMRRNQAVVGENEKNFLNFSFSTDMQDSDIVFGGEKKLEQAIDEAMEIFNPGTIMITATCPVGLIGDDIHAVARRAQEKYGISVMAFSCEGYKGVSQSAGHHIANNELMEHLVGKKEIELEAEYPINLMGEYNIGGDAFEIERVLGKIGYKIIATFSGNGSAEAIMSAHEADLNLVQCHRSINYIAEMFREKYGVPWLKVNFLGVDQTIKSLRDMAKYFGDEKLIQRTEAVIAEELAAVEQSLAMYQDLLEGKTAFLFVGGSRAHHYQNVFKRIGIDTVVAGYEFGHRDDYEGREVIPDIKMTADDRNIPELEVEKDEQRYHLRLSKEKMEELAKEIPLNNYEGMIKEMEDGTIAIDDLNHHEQVKLTKILKPDIYCSGIKDKYTSHKMGVFSKQLHSYDYSGPYAMFKGHVNFARDVANGILSPTWGYINPPWKKEAGLEGNYGGDY encoded by the coding sequence ATGGTTAATGAGGTAAAAAAGATTGAGGAGACACTGGAAGAGGTTATTGACAGTTATCCTGCTAAATCAATGAAAAACCGTAAAGAACATATTGTCATTCGTGATACCAGTCAGGATAAACAAAAGATAATGGCTAATACCAGGACTATACCGGGTATAATATCCAATCGTGGCTGCTGTTTTGCAGGTTGTCAGGGGGTGGTCCTGGGACCACTAAAAGATGTGGTTCATATTGTCCACGGGCCGATTGGTTGTTGTTATTATACCTGGGGTATGAGGAGAAACCAGGCTGTTGTTGGAGAAAATGAAAAGAACTTTTTAAACTTTTCTTTTTCCACAGATATGCAGGATTCAGATATTGTTTTTGGCGGTGAAAAGAAATTAGAGCAGGCTATTGATGAGGCGATGGAAATATTTAATCCAGGCACAATAATGATTACTGCTACCTGTCCAGTAGGTCTCATTGGTGATGATATTCATGCTGTGGCCCGCAGAGCCCAGGAGAAATATGGAATCTCAGTAATGGCTTTTAGCTGTGAGGGCTATAAAGGGGTAAGTCAGTCAGCTGGACACCATATTGCCAATAATGAATTAATGGAACACCTGGTAGGTAAAAAGGAGATTGAGCTTGAGGCTGAATATCCAATAAATCTTATGGGGGAATATAATATTGGTGGAGATGCCTTTGAAATTGAAAGGGTGTTGGGAAAAATAGGTTATAAGATTATAGCTACTTTTTCTGGTAATGGTTCTGCTGAAGCGATAATGAGTGCCCATGAGGCAGATTTAAACCTGGTTCAATGTCATCGGTCTATAAATTATATTGCTGAAATGTTTCGGGAAAAATATGGAGTTCCCTGGTTGAAGGTAAATTTTCTAGGTGTTGACCAGACCATTAAAAGCCTGCGGGATATGGCTAAGTACTTTGGTGATGAAAAATTAATCCAGCGGACAGAGGCTGTGATTGCTGAAGAGTTGGCAGCAGTTGAACAATCACTGGCAATGTATCAAGACCTGTTGGAAGGAAAGACAGCTTTCCTCTTTGTAGGTGGTTCCAGGGCCCATCATTATCAGAATGTTTTTAAACGGATTGGGATTGATACAGTAGTGGCTGGATATGAGTTTGGCCACCGTGATGATTATGAGGGTAGGGAGGTAATCCCTGATATTAAAATGACAGCAGATGATCGAAATATCCCGGAGCTGGAGGTTGAGAAAGATGAACAGAGGTATCATCTGCGTTTATCAAAGGAAAAAATGGAGGAACTAGCTAAAGAGATACCATTAAATAATTATGAGGGTATGATTAAGGAAATGGAAGATGGGACTATAGCTATTGATGACCTTAATCATCATGAACAGGTTAAACTGACCAAGATATTAAAACCAGATATTTATTGTTCTGGTATTAAGGATAAGTATACTTCCCATAAAATGGGTGTTTTTTCCAAACAGCTGCATAGCTATGATTATAGCGGTCCTTATGCCATGTTTAAAGGGCATGTTAATTTTGCTAGAGATGTCGCCAATGGTATTTTGAGTCCTACCTGGGGTTATATTAATCCACCCTGGAAAAAAGAAGCAGGATTAGAGGGTAATTATGGAGGTGATTACTAA
- the nifK gene encoding nitrogenase molybdenum-iron protein subunit beta produces MLDLVPAEIKERESLVVNPAKTCQPIGAMYAALGIHACLPHSHGSQGCCSYHRMHLTKHFREPVVASTSAFTEGSSVFGGRANLTTALKNIFAVYDPDVVAINTTCLSETIGDDIPSIIGEVDIPEGKEVFSASTPSYVGSHITGFSNMVEAMVKHFSRKGEGIKTNGKVNIIPGFVNPGDIREVKHIVEALGIEYILFPDQSGVLDSPMTGEYQMYPAGGTTVGDLRDSGNSRATLALGSFASAEAAFQLERQCKIKPYILKMPLGVKATDDFIMQLIKLTGHEVPFTLEEERGQLVDIMADTHNHFHGKKVAIYGDPDLVIAMTEFALSLGMLPVHVLTGTPGKAFKQEIESMLDEAGLEANVKEAGDMFKLHQWIKNEPVDLLIGNSYGKLIAKAEDIPLLRLGFPILDRSVHSYFSVLGYRGAMRIIEKISNALLDRRDRDTSEELIEFVL; encoded by the coding sequence ATGTTAGATCTGGTGCCAGCAGAAATAAAAGAAAGGGAGTCACTGGTTGTAAACCCGGCTAAGACTTGTCAACCGATTGGGGCTATGTATGCCGCACTAGGTATTCATGCCTGTTTACCACATAGTCATGGTTCACAGGGGTGCTGTTCTTACCACCGGATGCATCTTACCAAGCATTTTCGGGAACCTGTTGTGGCTTCAACTAGTGCCTTTACTGAGGGCTCATCTGTTTTTGGCGGAAGGGCTAATTTAACAACTGCCTTAAAGAATATTTTTGCAGTTTATGACCCTGATGTAGTAGCTATTAATACAACCTGTCTCTCTGAAACAATTGGTGATGATATTCCCTCTATTATTGGGGAAGTAGATATCCCTGAGGGTAAAGAGGTTTTTTCAGCCAGTACCCCCAGTTATGTAGGGTCCCATATAACCGGATTTTCTAATATGGTGGAGGCTATGGTCAAGCATTTTTCCCGGAAAGGTGAAGGGATTAAGACCAATGGCAAAGTAAATATAATCCCCGGTTTTGTGAATCCAGGGGATATCAGGGAGGTTAAGCATATTGTAGAGGCCCTGGGGATAGAGTATATTTTGTTTCCAGATCAAAGCGGAGTATTGGATTCACCGATGACTGGTGAATATCAGATGTATCCAGCAGGTGGAACCACTGTTGGTGATTTAAGGGATTCAGGAAACTCCAGAGCCACACTTGCCCTGGGGAGTTTTGCTTCAGCAGAGGCTGCTTTTCAATTAGAAAGGCAGTGTAAAATTAAACCCTATATCTTGAAGATGCCCCTTGGTGTTAAGGCTACAGATGACTTTATAATGCAGTTAATTAAGTTAACAGGCCATGAGGTTCCTTTTACACTGGAGGAAGAGAGGGGACAGCTGGTGGATATTATGGCTGATACCCATAACCATTTTCACGGTAAAAAGGTGGCTATTTATGGAGATCCAGATCTAGTAATCGCAATGACTGAATTTGCCCTGAGTCTTGGTATGTTACCTGTTCATGTGCTTACTGGAACACCGGGTAAAGCCTTTAAACAGGAGATAGAGTCAATGCTTGACGAGGCAGGTCTGGAAGCCAATGTCAAAGAAGCGGGTGATATGTTTAAGCTGCATCAATGGATTAAGAATGAACCTGTTGACCTTTTAATAGGTAATTCCTATGGTAAATTGATTGCTAAAGCAGAGGATATTCCCCTGCTGAGGCTTGGTTTCCCAATCCTGGATAGGAGTGTGCATAGCTACTTTTCTGTCCTGGGTTATAGAGGGGCAATGAGAATAATTGAAAAGATAAGTAATGCTTTATTAGATCGAAGGGATAGGGATACATCAGAGGAATTAATTGAGTTTGTTTTATAA
- the nifE gene encoding nitrogenase iron-molybdenum cofactor biosynthesis protein NifE translates to MIRSSSIKALEERKGFIITNEKTVEKDIKCNEDSLAGVVSQRACVYSGARVVLNPITDAYHLVHGPIGCASYTWDIRGSLSSGAEVYRNSFSTDLGEKDIIFGGECKLSLAIKELVERYQPELIFVYSTCVVGVIGDDLSAVCKSAEREYGIRVVPVQSTGFAGNKISGYRAACDALMDLIKENNNPAEEKEGINILGDYNLAAEMWILQGYFQQLGIKVVAKFTGDSSYQEIKKAAKAKLNIVQCAGSMGYLGKEMEKEFGIPFIKVSFFGIKDTIDSLRKIADFLGDRQLKDRVEKFVRKKSVKVKQELEFYRQRLKGSRAAIYVGGGFKAISLIKQFNDLGIETVMVGTQTGKKEEYREMKELSKEGTVILDDANPSELENFMKERGADILVGGVKDRALAYKMGIAFCDHNHERKHPLSGFEGVINFAKELDMTINSPVWQLLRSDLND, encoded by the coding sequence ATGATTCGGTCTTCTAGTATAAAAGCACTTGAAGAGAGAAAAGGCTTTATTATAACCAATGAAAAAACGGTAGAAAAGGATATTAAGTGTAATGAGGATAGCCTGGCTGGTGTTGTCAGTCAAAGGGCCTGTGTTTATTCAGGAGCCAGGGTGGTTTTAAATCCTATTACAGATGCCTATCATCTTGTTCATGGACCGATTGGCTGTGCCAGTTATACCTGGGATATCAGGGGTAGTTTAAGTAGTGGGGCAGAGGTTTACCGTAATAGCTTTTCGACTGATTTAGGGGAAAAAGATATTATCTTTGGTGGTGAGTGTAAACTGAGTCTGGCGATTAAAGAACTGGTAGAAAGATATCAGCCAGAATTAATTTTTGTATACTCTACCTGTGTTGTCGGGGTAATTGGTGATGACCTGTCAGCTGTTTGTAAGTCTGCTGAAAGGGAATATGGTATTAGGGTGGTCCCGGTGCAGTCTACAGGTTTTGCTGGTAATAAGATAAGTGGTTATAGGGCAGCCTGTGATGCCTTAATGGACTTAATTAAAGAAAATAATAATCCTGCTGAGGAAAAAGAGGGTATTAATATTCTTGGTGATTATAATCTGGCAGCAGAGATGTGGATCCTGCAGGGTTATTTCCAGCAATTAGGTATTAAGGTAGTAGCGAAGTTTACCGGTGACTCTAGTTACCAGGAGATAAAGAAGGCGGCTAAGGCCAAGCTAAATATTGTGCAATGTGCCGGGTCAATGGGTTATCTGGGTAAAGAAATGGAAAAGGAATTTGGGATTCCTTTTATTAAGGTTAGTTTTTTTGGAATAAAGGATACTATTGATTCTTTAAGGAAGATAGCAGATTTTCTAGGTGATAGACAGCTCAAGGATAGGGTTGAGAAATTTGTAAGGAAGAAAAGTGTTAAAGTTAAACAGGAACTGGAGTTTTACCGGCAGAGGCTTAAAGGGAGCCGGGCTGCTATCTATGTTGGTGGGGGATTTAAGGCTATTTCTTTGATTAAACAGTTTAATGACCTGGGTATAGAAACAGTCATGGTAGGAACTCAGACCGGTAAAAAAGAGGAATATAGGGAAATGAAGGAGTTAAGCAAAGAAGGGACTGTTATCCTTGATGATGCTAATCCATCTGAACTGGAGAATTTCATGAAGGAAAGAGGTGCAGATATTCTGGTTGGTGGGGTTAAAGATAGGGCCCTGGCCTATAAAATGGGGATAGCATTTTGTGACCATAATCATGAGAGGAAACACCCGCTCTCTGGGTTTGAAGGAGTAATTAATTTTGCTAAAGAACTTGATATGACAATCAACAGCCCTGTCTGGCAGCTGTTAAGGAGTGATCTTAATGATTAA
- a CDS encoding nitrogenase component 1 — MINKNLQSINVNPCKMCMPMGAALAFKGIENSMVLMHGSQGCSTYIRRHISTHFNEPIDIASSSLNEKGTVYGGEENLKKGLKNLLKLYQPGVIGVITTCLAETIGEDIVRMVAEFKREEEINDLAMIPVATPGYGGSQYEGYYLTLRRIVEELATAQSRQSSPKINIITGNLTPADIRKIKRILNLFDFNYTLLPDLSETCDAPFSADYKKIARGGTTIKDIEEMGTAVASIEFGFLVDDNLSPAWFLEKEFAVPLYRLPLPIGLKNVDSFINLLSRLAKKDIPAEIMAERGRMLDGMIDSHKYNAEGRAAIFGEPDLVYALTALCAENGIFPAVVATGTKILDLEKKISKLTDNFTEEPIIIHQADFAVIRKHVQQQGVNLLIGHSDGNFITEKDDIPLVRTGFPIHDRIGAQRELSVVYEGSMRLLDKITNTILQAKHNSYRQDLFERYYLPVKGGGKHVFG, encoded by the coding sequence ATGATTAATAAAAATTTACAGAGCATAAATGTTAATCCCTGTAAGATGTGTATGCCGATGGGGGCGGCTTTAGCCTTTAAGGGTATTGAGAATTCCATGGTCTTAATGCATGGTTCCCAGGGGTGTAGTACCTATATCCGGCGTCATATATCAACTCATTTTAATGAACCAATTGATATTGCCTCTTCATCTTTAAATGAAAAAGGAACTGTTTATGGTGGGGAAGAGAACCTTAAAAAGGGTTTAAAGAACCTGCTTAAATTATATCAACCTGGTGTTATAGGGGTTATTACAACCTGTCTGGCTGAAACAATTGGGGAAGATATTGTTAGGATGGTTGCAGAATTTAAAAGGGAAGAAGAGATTAATGATCTGGCTATGATTCCAGTTGCTACACCGGGTTATGGTGGTTCTCAATATGAGGGATATTATTTAACCTTAAGAAGAATAGTTGAAGAGCTGGCTACAGCTCAATCCAGGCAATCCAGCCCTAAAATAAATATTATTACCGGGAATTTGACACCTGCTGATATCAGGAAGATTAAGAGGATACTGAACTTATTTGATTTTAATTATACTTTACTACCAGATCTATCAGAGACCTGTGATGCTCCTTTTTCAGCTGACTATAAGAAAATAGCTAGGGGGGGCACCACCATTAAGGATATAGAGGAAATGGGAACAGCAGTAGCTAGTATTGAATTTGGTTTTTTAGTTGATGATAATCTATCCCCTGCCTGGTTTCTGGAAAAAGAATTTGCTGTTCCTTTATATAGATTGCCCCTTCCTATTGGGTTGAAAAATGTTGATAGTTTTATAAATTTACTTTCCCGTTTAGCAAAGAAAGATATTCCTGCTGAGATAATGGCTGAGAGGGGAAGGATGTTGGATGGGATGATTGATTCCCATAAATATAATGCTGAGGGAAGGGCAGCAATTTTTGGGGAGCCGGACCTGGTCTATGCCCTTACTGCTTTATGTGCTGAAAATGGTATTTTTCCAGCAGTTGTTGCTACAGGGACTAAAATACTGGACCTGGAAAAGAAGATTTCTAAGTTGACTGATAATTTTACTGAAGAACCGATAATAATCCATCAGGCAGATTTTGCTGTTATTAGAAAACATGTTCAGCAGCAGGGGGTTAATTTGTTAATTGGACATTCTGATGGAAATTTTATAACTGAGAAGGATGATATACCACTGGTAAGGACCGGATTTCCTATTCATGACCGGATAGGTGCCCAGAGAGAACTCTCTGTTGTTTATGAGGGTTCAATGAGATTGTTGGATAAGATTACTAATACTATTTTACAAGCAAAGCATAATTCTTACAGGCAGGATTTATTTGAGCGCTATTATTTGCCTGTCAAAGGAGGTGGCAAACATGTTTTTGGATAG